One region of Limnospira fusiformis SAG 85.79 genomic DNA includes:
- a CDS encoding RNA-guided endonuclease InsQ/TnpB family protein yields MAKHAGYARFVFNWGLHLWMSAYEEGLKPNINSIKKVFTNYVKPQYPWMSELSSKVDQYAFINLGDAFKRFFKGISSYPKFKKKGYHDSFTLDNSGKPFKLSGTRHKLPFVGWVSTFEALPESWVKKVTITRQAGDWYMSFFVEITPEITPKYRERIGVDLGINNLATCSDGTQFSNPKAYKAVTQKLARLQRHLSRKVKGSKNWAKCLLKVQKLHQRVANIRRDTIHKITTFLAKNHSQVVIEDLNVSGMLKNHCLAGSIADASFYEFRRQLGYKAERYGSKLIIADRFYPSSQLCSNCGHRQQMPLVRRTFECPNCGLAIDRDLNASINLPVRDV; encoded by the coding sequence ATGGCCAAACACGCGGGTTATGCTCGGTTCGTGTTTAATTGGGGATTACACTTATGGATGTCAGCTTATGAAGAGGGACTCAAGCCTAATATAAACTCCATTAAAAAGGTTTTTACTAATTATGTGAAACCTCAATATCCTTGGATGTCCGAATTGTCTTCTAAAGTTGATCAATATGCCTTCATTAATCTAGGGGATGCCTTTAAGCGCTTCTTCAAGGGAATAAGCAGTTATCCTAAATTTAAGAAGAAAGGCTACCATGATAGCTTTACCCTTGACAATTCCGGAAAGCCATTCAAGTTGTCAGGAACTCGCCATAAGCTGCCTTTTGTGGGCTGGGTTTCTACATTTGAGGCTCTACCCGAAAGTTGGGTTAAGAAAGTCACTATAACGCGCCAAGCAGGTGACTGGTATATGAGCTTTTTCGTAGAAATCACGCCAGAAATTACACCGAAATATCGAGAGAGAATCGGGGTAGACCTAGGAATTAACAATTTGGCGACTTGCTCCGATGGGACCCAATTCTCTAATCCCAAGGCTTATAAAGCAGTCACCCAAAAACTAGCCAGATTACAACGTCATTTAAGTCGCAAAGTCAAAGGCTCGAAAAATTGGGCCAAATGTCTCTTAAAAGTTCAAAAGCTACATCAAAGAGTAGCAAACATTCGGCGGGACACCATTCATAAAATAACTACTTTTTTGGCTAAAAACCACAGCCAAGTCGTCATTGAAGATTTGAATGTGTCAGGTATGCTGAAAAATCATTGTTTGGCGGGTTCTATCGCTGATGCTTCATTTTATGAGTTCCGTCGGCAACTAGGTTACAAGGCAGAACGTTATGGTTCAAAGTTGATTATTGCCGATAGATTTTATCCATCCAGTCAACTTTGTTCTAACTGTGGCCATCGTCAACAAATGCCCCTAGTCCGTCGGACTTTTGAATGTCCAAACTGCGGTCTGGCGATAGATCGTGACTTGAATGCCAGTATAAACCTACCAGTGCGAGACGTTTAG
- a CDS encoding ArsA family ATPase — MVEDFHKLSLALFSGKGGVGKTTLACGLALHWASQFPDDRILLLSTDPAHSLGDVLQMQVENTPHHVAAMADFVPLPNLSIRALDAHILLKDFKERYGDTLQLLVERGSFVEGEDLTPVWDLEWPGVDELMGLLEIQRLFDENLIDRVVVDMAPSGHALNLLGLMDFLDNLLESLELFQEKHRTIGSSFTGSHRQDEGDEFLDEMRDKLASGRARLQDADHTSCFCVAIPEPMSLFETRRFLESLQTLKIHLGGVWINHIVTEAVDGDRYREQQPLMAEFIKIAADQPIFLVPELDTEPLGVTALNSLFAQTKPLGNDDQLAIITQTENQPVSLVTFPDAPKLPDFLSLGRRLVIVGGKGGVGKTTVAAAIGWAMAERYSARHVRMVSIDPAHSLGDAFGCQLGHQALNITDNLSGQEIDADQVLDRFRSDYLWELAEMMGGDSGDPDANLKLAYGPEAWRRIVSQSLPGLDEMLSLVEVMELLESHEQDLIVLDTAPTGHLLRFLEIPTAMSDWLAWIFKLWIKYQNVLGRVEFMGRLRTLRQRVVKAQKRLADPEYTEFIGVVQNREAILAEAERLVESVREQSIAQNYIVHNRAELGKAISGDRFGELAIVPLPNLPRCVEPIFRIQKAAELIF, encoded by the coding sequence ATGGTAGAGGACTTTCATAAGCTAAGTTTAGCTCTATTTAGTGGTAAAGGAGGTGTGGGTAAAACCACCCTGGCTTGTGGGTTAGCCCTCCATTGGGCTAGTCAGTTTCCTGATGATCGCATCCTGCTACTATCAACAGATCCAGCTCACTCCCTAGGAGATGTGCTACAAATGCAGGTAGAGAACACCCCCCACCATGTCGCAGCCATGGCTGATTTTGTTCCTCTGCCTAACCTGAGTATCCGCGCCCTAGATGCCCATATACTCCTCAAAGACTTTAAGGAACGCTACGGAGATACCTTACAATTGTTGGTGGAACGTGGCAGTTTTGTAGAAGGCGAAGACCTTACCCCCGTTTGGGACCTCGAATGGCCGGGAGTTGATGAGTTGATGGGTTTATTGGAAATTCAGCGCCTCTTTGACGAAAACCTGATCGACCGGGTAGTGGTGGATATGGCTCCCAGTGGTCACGCCCTTAACCTTTTGGGGTTAATGGATTTTTTGGATAATTTGTTAGAATCCCTCGAACTATTCCAAGAAAAACATCGCACCATCGGCAGTTCCTTTACTGGTAGCCACCGCCAAGACGAAGGAGATGAGTTTTTAGATGAAATGCGGGACAAACTCGCTTCAGGACGCGCTAGGCTGCAAGATGCTGACCATACCTCTTGTTTCTGTGTGGCTATTCCTGAACCTATGAGTTTATTTGAAACCCGGCGATTTTTGGAGTCTCTACAAACTCTCAAAATTCATCTGGGTGGGGTATGGATTAATCATATCGTGACCGAAGCTGTTGATGGCGATCGCTATCGTGAACAGCAACCCCTCATGGCTGAGTTTATCAAAATCGCCGCCGATCAGCCTATATTTCTAGTCCCGGAATTAGACACCGAACCCCTGGGAGTTACCGCCTTAAATAGCTTATTTGCTCAAACTAAGCCTTTGGGTAACGATGACCAATTAGCTATCATCACCCAAACCGAAAACCAGCCCGTATCATTGGTGACATTCCCTGATGCTCCTAAATTACCAGATTTTCTGTCCTTGGGGCGGCGTTTAGTTATTGTCGGGGGAAAAGGTGGTGTGGGTAAAACCACTGTTGCTGCTGCTATAGGTTGGGCGATGGCAGAACGTTACAGCGCGCGCCATGTTAGAATGGTATCTATTGACCCGGCCCATTCCTTGGGTGATGCCTTCGGTTGTCAGTTAGGACATCAAGCCCTTAACATTACTGATAACCTTAGCGGTCAGGAAATTGATGCTGACCAGGTTCTCGATAGGTTTCGCTCAGACTATCTCTGGGAATTGGCGGAAATGATGGGGGGAGATTCTGGAGACCCTGATGCTAATCTCAAACTGGCTTATGGACCAGAGGCTTGGCGGCGCATTGTTTCCCAGTCTCTCCCAGGACTTGATGAGATGTTGTCTCTGGTGGAGGTGATGGAGTTATTGGAAAGCCACGAACAAGATTTGATTGTATTAGATACTGCTCCCACGGGTCATCTATTGCGGTTTTTGGAGATTCCTACCGCTATGAGTGATTGGCTGGCTTGGATTTTTAAGCTGTGGATTAAATATCAGAATGTCTTGGGAAGGGTTGAGTTTATGGGACGGTTGCGAACCTTGCGCCAGCGGGTCGTGAAAGCACAAAAACGTCTGGCTGACCCCGAATATACCGAGTTTATTGGAGTTGTTCAAAATCGCGAGGCTATTCTAGCAGAAGCTGAAAGATTAGTCGAATCTGTCCGGGAACAGTCGATCGCCCAAAATTACATCGTACATAATCGCGCTGAATTGGGTAAGGCAATTTCAGGCGATCGCTTTGGGGAATTGGCGATCGTTCCTTTACCTAATTTACCTCGCTGTGTTGAGCCGATATTCCGCATTCAAAAAGCCGCTGAATTAATCTTTTAA
- a CDS encoding M28 family peptidase, whose protein sequence is MILMPGKSYRGTLPPLTRHQEELSDRLRQDVEAIAGTGEHNYIYYDNLLKTEAYLESRLTQAGYTVQRQEYLIGDRQFTNLEVEIPGEALGEEIIVIGAHYDSVVGSPGANDNGSGAAAVLALADYFAATHPQKTLRFVEFVNEEPPFSWTPDMGSWVYAKRSRERNEKIVAMLSLETMGYYSDTPGSQTYPLGLLNNIYPITGNFIAFVGNFASGGLVRQVVKAFRTHTLFPSEGSILPNTVPGAGWSDHWSFWQEGYPGIMVTDTAMFRYPYYHTQEDTPAMVNYNHLARVVSGLEAVIMNLANID, encoded by the coding sequence ATGATATTGATGCCGGGAAAAAGCTACAGAGGTACACTTCCACCCCTGACACGACACCAGGAAGAACTTAGCGATCGCCTACGACAAGATGTAGAAGCGATCGCCGGGACCGGAGAACATAACTATATATATTACGATAATCTTCTTAAAACTGAGGCTTACCTAGAAAGTAGACTGACCCAAGCTGGTTATACAGTCCAACGCCAAGAATATCTGATTGGCGATCGCCAATTTACCAATTTAGAGGTAGAAATACCAGGGGAAGCCCTGGGGGAAGAAATTATAGTGATTGGGGCTCACTATGATTCTGTGGTAGGCTCTCCTGGGGCTAATGATAACGGATCAGGAGCGGCGGCGGTCTTAGCACTAGCCGATTATTTCGCGGCAACCCATCCCCAAAAAACTCTAAGATTTGTGGAATTTGTGAATGAAGAACCACCCTTTAGCTGGACTCCAGACATGGGAAGTTGGGTTTATGCAAAGCGATCGCGAGAAAGAAATGAGAAAATAGTGGCGATGCTGAGTTTAGAAACAATGGGCTACTACTCGGACACTCCTGGAAGTCAAACCTACCCCCTGGGGCTATTAAATAATATTTACCCGATCACTGGAAACTTTATCGCATTTGTTGGTAACTTCGCATCTGGGGGATTAGTCCGGCAAGTAGTTAAGGCATTCCGTACCCATACGCTGTTTCCCTCAGAAGGCTCGATTTTGCCTAATACGGTTCCGGGTGCGGGTTGGTCGGATCATTGGTCTTTCTGGCAGGAGGGTTATCCGGGAATTATGGTCACGGATACGGCTATGTTTCGCTATCCCTACTATCACACCCAGGAAGATACCCCAGCAATGGTTAACTATAACCACCTCGCTAGGGTAGTTTCTGGCTTGGAGGCAGTGATTATGAATCTGGCTAATATTGATTGA
- a CDS encoding class I SAM-dependent methyltransferase produces the protein MEEISAAVKRLYDIYPFPPDPLLNEPPPGYNWRWCWSAAYGFCTGQKPQKTKIRILDAGCGTGSSTEYLIQLNPEAEVLGIDLSSGAIATAQERCRRSGISTPGTPEPQFQQMSLYDVGQLEGEFDFINCVGVLHHLPDPIRGIQALASKLTPGGLLHIFVYAELGRWEVRLMQQAIALLQGDKRGDYQDGVNVGRKVFEALPEDNRLVLYESERWALENQRDECFADMYVHPQEIDYNIDTLFELIDSSQLEFVGFSNPEYWDINRLVGKSPELMERVENLSDRQLYRLIELLDPKVSHYEFFLARPPLPKADWSDDSALLAAIPELTYCLNGWPSQTVFDCNYHLVTLSDDEFEFLQACETNSTADGTVENPRTVGDILAAVKLDISGVRSLLSRQFILLTPTS, from the coding sequence ATGGAAGAAATTAGCGCTGCTGTCAAACGGCTTTACGATATTTACCCTTTTCCCCCTGACCCTTTGTTAAATGAACCGCCACCGGGTTATAACTGGCGCTGGTGTTGGTCAGCAGCCTATGGATTTTGTACGGGACAAAAACCCCAGAAAACTAAAATTCGGATTTTGGATGCGGGTTGCGGCACCGGTTCGAGTACCGAATATCTGATTCAGCTTAACCCAGAGGCTGAGGTTTTGGGTATTGATTTGAGTTCAGGAGCGATCGCTACGGCTCAAGAACGCTGTCGCCGCTCCGGGATATCTACTCCGGGAACTCCAGAGCCTCAATTTCAACAGATGAGTCTCTATGATGTGGGACAATTGGAGGGGGAGTTTGATTTTATTAACTGTGTGGGGGTACTCCATCACCTACCAGACCCCATTCGGGGTATCCAAGCCTTGGCTTCTAAGTTAACGCCGGGGGGATTATTACATATATTTGTTTATGCTGAGTTGGGTCGCTGGGAAGTGCGACTTATGCAGCAGGCGATCGCCTTATTACAAGGGGACAAACGTGGCGATTATCAGGACGGCGTAAATGTGGGGCGCAAAGTTTTTGAAGCCTTACCCGAAGATAACCGTTTGGTCCTGTATGAGTCCGAACGTTGGGCTCTGGAAAATCAGCGAGATGAGTGTTTTGCTGATATGTATGTCCATCCCCAAGAAATTGACTACAATATTGACACTCTGTTTGAGCTGATTGATAGCTCTCAATTGGAATTTGTCGGTTTTTCTAATCCTGAGTATTGGGATATTAATCGCCTGGTTGGTAAATCCCCCGAACTTATGGAAAGGGTCGAAAATTTAAGCGATCGCCAACTATATCGCCTCATTGAGTTATTAGACCCCAAGGTTAGCCATTATGAGTTTTTCCTGGCTCGTCCCCCTTTACCCAAGGCAGATTGGTCTGATGATAGCGCTTTATTAGCTGCCATTCCTGAGTTAACCTACTGTTTGAATGGTTGGCCGAGTCAAACAGTGTTTGATTGCAATTATCACCTGGTGACATTATCAGATGATGAGTTTGAGTTTCTCCAAGCCTGTGAAACTAATTCAACTGCTGATGGTACCGTAGAAAATCCCCGCACTGTCGGTGATATTCTGGCTGCTGTGAAACTGGACATTTCCGGAGTGCGATCGCTCCTATCTCGACAGTTTATCCTCCTAACTCCCACCTCTTAG
- a CDS encoding cobyrinate a,c-diamide synthase has product MTVIIAGERSGVGKTTITLSILAYLKHHNFDVQSFKVGPDYIDPMFHEYVTQKPCRNLDPILTSEDYVKSCFQRHISGSQLGVIEGVMGLFDGIPTGWESTEFNSDFASTAYIAECLNLPIILVIDCARLSGSVAAIAHGYCTINPRLKFAGIILNRVGSDRHLDLLKAALKPLNLPILGVVRRQDNITIPDRHLGLVPTQEISNLDILLKRLTELAANCFDWSQLLPLLTAETLTPEPREIPVKIPRVKIAIARDVAFSFYYADNLDLLQELGAELISWSPLTQTIPEPVDGLYFGGGFPEVFAESLSQNQPAIQQVRSLINSGIPTYAECGGLMYLCDQIIDFNQQAWSMVGILPTTAIMEKRLTLGYYQGKVLRETPLLSSGDTVCGHQFHHSHLTEEPPNPIYDISRYHSLPETHPEGWNPLPNVHCSYLHLHWGSQTTIPQRFLKSCGHHD; this is encoded by the coding sequence ATGACTGTTATCATTGCGGGAGAACGCAGCGGCGTAGGTAAAACCACAATTACGCTCAGTATTTTAGCTTATCTGAAACATCACAATTTTGATGTGCAATCTTTTAAGGTGGGTCCTGATTACATTGACCCGATGTTTCATGAGTATGTTACCCAAAAACCTTGTCGAAATCTCGATCCAATTCTGACTTCAGAAGATTATGTTAAATCCTGTTTTCAGCGCCATATTAGTGGCTCTCAATTAGGAGTTATTGAGGGAGTTATGGGGTTGTTTGATGGTATTCCTACCGGGTGGGAATCCACAGAATTTAACTCTGATTTTGCCTCAACTGCTTATATTGCTGAATGCTTGAATTTGCCGATTATTTTAGTGATTGATTGCGCTAGATTATCCGGTTCTGTGGCGGCGATCGCCCATGGTTATTGTACCATAAATCCTCGGCTAAAATTCGCCGGTATCATCCTGAACCGAGTCGGAAGCGATCGCCATCTGGATTTACTGAAAGCCGCCTTAAAACCTCTGAATTTGCCGATTTTAGGTGTCGTGCGCCGCCAGGATAATATTACCATTCCTGACCGCCATTTAGGATTAGTTCCCACCCAAGAAATTTCTAATCTTGATATCCTCTTAAAGCGACTGACAGAATTAGCCGCTAATTGTTTTGATTGGTCACAACTACTTCCCCTATTGACTGCGGAAACTCTCACCCCAGAACCTCGAGAGATTCCCGTGAAAATTCCCCGCGTGAAAATAGCGATCGCTCGTGATGTCGCTTTCAGTTTTTACTATGCTGATAACCTCGATTTATTGCAAGAATTGGGAGCCGAATTAATCTCCTGGAGTCCCCTAACACAAACCATTCCCGAACCCGTTGATGGTCTGTATTTTGGCGGCGGATTTCCCGAAGTATTCGCTGAGTCTTTAAGTCAAAATCAACCCGCTATTCAACAAGTGCGATCGCTCATTAACTCCGGTATTCCTACTTATGCAGAATGTGGGGGGTTAATGTATTTATGTGATCAAATTATCGACTTTAATCAACAAGCCTGGTCTATGGTCGGAATTCTTCCTACTACCGCTATTATGGAAAAACGATTGACTTTAGGATATTATCAAGGGAAAGTCTTACGAGAAACACCCCTACTATCTTCAGGAGATACCGTCTGCGGTCATCAATTCCACCATTCCCACCTAACCGAAGAACCCCCTAACCCTATCTATGACATTTCTCGCTATCACAGCCTCCCAGAAACTCACCCCGAAGGTTGGAACCCTCTTCCTAATGTTCACTGTTCCTATTTACACCTACATTGGGGGAGTCAGACCACCATCCCTCAACGGTTTTTAAAATCCTGTGGCCATCATGATTAG
- the fraC gene encoding filament integrity protein FraC codes for MLPAVTIGIRTILTRFCRLLIVITLESWLLSGYLNLSPRKSVEYAAAINLLAEIVGIMSFFIIKGVIPDFVQKDFIVYLLVGETPQLSLTLLLITMVYFLLYLAIKVNGFALYKFLCEIPPQQDKPDPKKSQSPLIFSMSQETQIIIRSLVRAHTISYVCIIALTVLQANEVSS; via the coding sequence ATGCTACCTGCTGTCACCATTGGAATACGGACAATCCTCACCCGATTTTGTCGTTTGTTAATTGTGATTACCCTTGAATCATGGCTTCTGAGTGGTTATCTGAATTTGTCCCCCCGCAAAAGTGTCGAATATGCAGCCGCCATTAATTTGTTAGCAGAAATCGTCGGAATTATGAGCTTTTTTATAATAAAGGGAGTGATTCCTGACTTTGTTCAGAAAGATTTTATCGTGTATCTTCTGGTCGGAGAAACTCCCCAATTGTCTCTAACCTTGCTCCTCATTACGATGGTTTATTTTTTGTTATATTTAGCCATTAAAGTTAATGGATTTGCTTTGTATAAATTTTTATGCGAAATCCCCCCCCAACAAGACAAGCCTGACCCCAAAAAATCTCAAAGTCCTCTGATTTTTTCCATGAGTCAGGAGACTCAAATCATTATTCGCTCTCTTGTCCGCGCACACACCATTAGTTATGTGTGTATTATAGCCTTAACTGTACTGCAAGCTAACGAGGTTTCATCATAA
- a CDS encoding DUF5357 family protein, whose protein sequence is MDNPLKHPLVKNVTSVVNTVKPPKLYHWKSVVIVGLLAWLVSSLLTDNIERSNSIANLSWILLTAGISWRTNQHPFIIRGVSLSPWITGTLITVLVDQETAEQLPTFAITVWPIICACFVFLIQLIDAKFKLRPTPPLISGPFLLLILGHVVMSCWISFYFLVDDWIQEYPDLFEQQIMLQQVEDFSVDPGNS, encoded by the coding sequence ATGGATAATCCCCTGAAACATCCCTTAGTTAAAAATGTCACTTCCGTGGTAAATACCGTTAAGCCACCTAAGTTATATCACTGGAAAAGTGTAGTCATAGTCGGTCTATTGGCTTGGTTAGTTTCTAGCCTGCTGACCGATAACATCGAACGCAGTAACTCCATAGCCAACCTGAGTTGGATTTTGCTAACTGCTGGCATTTCTTGGCGCACCAATCAACATCCTTTTATCATTCGTGGTGTTTCCCTAAGTCCTTGGATTACCGGAACTTTAATTACCGTATTAGTTGATCAGGAAACTGCTGAACAGTTACCCACATTTGCCATAACTGTTTGGCCGATTATCTGCGCTTGTTTTGTGTTTTTAATTCAGTTGATTGATGCTAAATTTAAACTGCGACCAACTCCCCCTTTAATTAGTGGTCCGTTTCTGTTATTAATCCTGGGTCATGTGGTTATGAGTTGCTGGATATCTTTTTATTTTTTAGTTGATGACTGGATTCAAGAATATCCAGATCTATTTGAACAACAAATTATGCTGCAACAAGTTGAGGATTTCTCCGTTGATCCGGGTAATTCTTAA
- a CDS encoding DUF1361 domain-containing protein produces the protein MEAILAGALDAFNRHSGWIIWNLFLAFIPLVLSFFLFRRKNISRSGLWWITLVVFIAFLPNAPYLLTDIIHLIRATRAGYSVWVITLFFIPLHVFAILMGFQAYVISLINQGHYLVKQGAKKWVIPAEFLVHFLCAIGVYLGRFQRFNSWDLVTQPDVIMVETLNDLTSRKPLLVIMITFVIISILYQVMKQVTLGLILQFRQVYKNFE, from the coding sequence ATGGAAGCTATACTCGCTGGTGCTTTAGATGCTTTTAATCGACATAGTGGCTGGATTATTTGGAATCTGTTTTTAGCGTTTATTCCCCTAGTTCTCAGCTTTTTTCTGTTTCGGCGCAAAAATATCTCTCGGTCTGGGTTGTGGTGGATTACTTTAGTGGTTTTTATCGCTTTTTTGCCTAATGCACCCTATTTACTCACCGATATTATCCACTTAATTAGAGCCACCAGAGCCGGATATTCTGTCTGGGTTATTACTCTGTTTTTTATCCCCCTTCATGTCTTCGCAATTCTCATGGGATTTCAAGCCTATGTCATTTCCTTAATTAATCAGGGTCACTATTTAGTTAAACAAGGAGCCAAAAAATGGGTAATCCCGGCTGAGTTTCTCGTTCATTTTCTCTGTGCGATCGGTGTATATCTAGGACGTTTTCAAAGATTTAATAGTTGGGACTTGGTGACTCAACCAGATGTGATTATGGTCGAGACTTTGAATGATTTGACTAGCCGAAAACCGCTGCTAGTCATCATGATTACATTTGTGATTATATCCATTCTCTACCAGGTGATGAAACAAGTCACCCTCGGCTTGATTTTACAATTTCGCCAAGTTTATAAAAACTTTGAGTAA
- a CDS encoding leucine-rich repeat domain-containing protein encodes MVKGNLLSRWWGVTMMGIMISLTGSISPVSVLAESDSSDPSETYTTIMDWCLNRENLSPDARYTVQLILREAGTFNCARASENLLNLNRLDLNTSLIRDVAPLGSLTNLTELRLMNNRISDISPLANLTNLENLDLSYNLLTDVSALGELMNLRVLNLSYNQINDVSSLNNLSRLNELNLNHNNISNISSLSSLERITYLFVRHNPIADQTCPISPRFICQF; translated from the coding sequence ATGGTTAAGGGTAATCTTCTGAGTCGATGGTGGGGAGTAACGATGATGGGGATAATGATTAGTTTAACCGGGAGTATTAGTCCGGTGTCTGTCCTAGCTGAATCCGACTCTTCCGACCCCTCAGAAACCTATACAACTATTATGGATTGGTGTCTGAATAGGGAGAATTTATCCCCAGATGCTAGATATACCGTACAACTGATTTTGAGGGAAGCCGGAACCTTTAACTGTGCGAGAGCTAGTGAAAACTTGCTAAATTTAAATAGACTAGATCTAAACACCAGTTTAATTAGGGATGTTGCGCCTTTAGGAAGTCTCACCAACCTAACGGAATTAAGATTGATGAATAACCGAATCTCAGATATCAGTCCTCTCGCGAATCTGACGAACCTGGAAAATCTGGATTTAAGTTACAATCTACTCACCGATGTTAGTGCTTTAGGGGAACTCATGAATCTGAGAGTTCTTAACCTGAGTTATAACCAAATTAATGATGTTAGTAGCCTCAATAATTTATCAAGACTAAATGAGTTAAATCTCAATCACAACAACATCTCTAATATCAGTTCCTTATCTTCCCTAGAACGCATCACTTATTTATTTGTCAGACATAACCCAATTGCAGACCAGACCTGTCCGATTTCGCCGAGATTTATCTGTCAGTTTTAG
- the csaB gene encoding polysaccharide pyruvyl transferase CsaB, giving the protein MVRAICCGYYGEGNGGDEALLASLLQMLPDAVEAIALSGNPSQTQTQYGVKTCDRRNAFQVLKVLRAADWFIWGGGSLIQDVTSAISPLYYTGLMGLAQQMGLRTIAWSQGIGPLQRPITRAIAKRAFAGCNLVTVRDSGSAALLTDWQIPFTLAPDPVWALDPKPVPGLWDLPAPRVAVTWRSHPLLTPKRLEILTRALVSFQQATDTYILLVPFQLSQDLVIAELIHKAIPYHSQILKLTDPQMLRGLFQGVEMAISMRLHSLIMAASQECRCFAISYDPKVSHLMAELDFPGWELSQIPDDANIISKAWIEHYANGDRLDPVQIESLSDRAQVHGELLQSLINS; this is encoded by the coding sequence ATGGTAAGGGCTATTTGTTGTGGTTATTATGGGGAGGGGAATGGCGGTGATGAGGCGCTTTTGGCTTCGTTATTACAGATGCTACCCGATGCGGTAGAAGCGATCGCTTTATCGGGAAACCCTAGCCAAACTCAGACCCAATACGGAGTTAAAACCTGCGATCGCCGAAATGCCTTTCAGGTGTTGAAAGTTTTGCGGGCTGCTGATTGGTTTATCTGGGGGGGTGGGAGTTTAATTCAAGATGTCACCAGCGCCATCAGCCCATTATATTATACGGGATTGATGGGATTAGCTCAACAGATGGGATTGAGGACGATTGCTTGGTCTCAAGGTATTGGTCCTCTCCAGCGTCCGATTACCCGCGCTATCGCAAAAAGGGCTTTTGCGGGGTGTAATCTAGTTACTGTCCGTGATAGTGGTTCGGCTGCCCTATTGACAGATTGGCAAATTCCGTTTACCTTAGCTCCTGATCCCGTGTGGGCTCTCGACCCAAAACCTGTACCAGGGCTGTGGGATTTGCCAGCGCCTAGAGTGGCTGTTACCTGGCGATCGCATCCATTATTGACCCCAAAACGGTTAGAGATTTTAACTAGGGCTTTGGTGTCTTTTCAGCAGGCGACGGATACCTATATTTTACTGGTTCCGTTTCAATTATCCCAAGATTTGGTGATCGCTGAGTTAATCCATAAGGCTATTCCTTACCATAGCCAAATTCTGAAATTAACAGACCCTCAAATGTTGCGGGGATTATTTCAGGGGGTGGAAATGGCTATATCAATGCGACTGCATAGTTTAATTATGGCCGCTTCCCAGGAATGTCGCTGTTTTGCTATTAGTTACGATCCGAAAGTGAGTCATTTAATGGCAGAATTAGACTTTCCCGGTTGGGAACTTTCCCAAATTCCCGACGATGCCAATATCATTAGTAAAGCCTGGATTGAACATTATGCTAATGGCGATCGCCTTGACCCTGTGCAAATTGAATCTCTGAGCGATCGCGCCCAAGTTCATGGGGAACTATTACAATCATTAATTAATAGTTAA